From the genome of Fusobacterium perfoetens, one region includes:
- the lon gene encoding endopeptidase La gives MENRLPFLPTRDLVIFPGVVTPVYVGREKSMKTLEKIGNSENSKMLFGMQKDTMKEEPKLPEDVYTTGVIVNVLQTVKMPNKTVKILVEAENRVLLENPKEEEDGSYTSGYIMLECKNSESKETLAVYRKVIEYYEKYTKFLGKTLPEVLVTLKSTKDLNSGFDLIANNLFIDSKDKQKILEVLDIEQRGYMILDFLSREIEINEIEKKVEDKVRNKMNDAQKAYYLKEKINAMKEEIQDYTPEDDNSDLADKIEKAKLPAEVKKKVDEELKKMSKMPAFSAEASVSRNYIETLLELPWRKTTKDDLDIERASSVLDRDHYGLKEVKERILDYLAVKKLNPKMKGTIICLVGPPGVGKTSLAKSVADSMGRKFVRVSLGGVRDEAEIRGHRRTYIGSMPGRIMKAMKLAGVKNPLILLDELDKMSSDFKGDPASAMLEVLDPEQNIHFEDHYIDVPYDLSQVFFLATANDLRNIPEPLIDRMEIISLSSYTEYEKLHIAKQYLVKQLQEENGLKDIKITISDNVILKIINEYTREAGVRSLKREINNLFRKLARKVVKEKLDKVTVNVNNLEKYLGKAKFRPEKMKERSYKVGIVNGLAWTAVGGVTLEVQGVLIPGKGTLNLTGTLGNVMKESAEVSFTYVKSNFAKYNINEKEFLENKNIHLHFPEGATPKDGPSAGITITTAILSVLTGREIRQDIAMTGEITITGEVLPIGGVKEKVIGAHRAGIREVILPEDNRPDIVDIPHEVAKDMKIDFVKNYDEVEKLVFKK, from the coding sequence ATGGAAAATAGATTACCGTTTCTGCCTACAAGAGATTTAGTTATCTTCCCTGGAGTAGTAACACCTGTATATGTTGGAAGAGAAAAGAGCATGAAGACTCTTGAAAAAATAGGAAACAGCGAAAACAGCAAAATGCTTTTTGGAATGCAGAAAGATACAATGAAAGAAGAGCCTAAACTTCCTGAAGATGTATATACAACAGGAGTTATTGTTAATGTTCTTCAAACTGTAAAAATGCCTAACAAGACAGTAAAAATTCTTGTTGAAGCAGAAAATAGAGTTCTTTTGGAAAATCCAAAAGAAGAGGAAGATGGATCATATACATCAGGATATATAATGCTTGAGTGTAAAAATTCAGAATCTAAAGAAACTCTTGCAGTATATAGAAAAGTCATAGAATATTATGAAAAATATACTAAGTTTTTAGGGAAAACACTTCCTGAAGTCCTTGTGACTTTAAAATCAACAAAAGATTTGAACAGTGGTTTTGATTTAATCGCCAATAATTTATTTATAGATTCAAAAGATAAGCAAAAAATACTTGAAGTTCTTGATATTGAACAGAGAGGATATATGATTCTTGACTTTCTTTCAAGAGAAATTGAAATAAATGAAATTGAAAAGAAAGTGGAAGATAAAGTAAGAAATAAAATGAATGATGCTCAGAAAGCATATTATTTAAAAGAAAAAATAAATGCTATGAAAGAGGAAATACAGGATTATACTCCTGAAGACGATAATTCTGATTTAGCAGATAAGATAGAAAAAGCTAAGCTTCCTGCAGAGGTTAAGAAAAAAGTAGACGAAGAATTAAAGAAAATGAGTAAAATGCCTGCTTTTTCAGCTGAAGCATCAGTATCAAGAAATTATATAGAAACACTTCTTGAACTTCCATGGAGAAAAACAACAAAAGATGACTTGGATATAGAAAGAGCATCATCTGTCCTTGACAGAGATCACTATGGACTTAAGGAAGTAAAAGAAAGAATACTTGATTATCTAGCAGTAAAAAAACTTAATCCAAAAATGAAAGGAACAATAATTTGTCTTGTAGGACCTCCTGGAGTAGGTAAAACATCTCTTGCTAAATCTGTAGCAGATTCAATGGGCAGAAAATTTGTAAGAGTTTCACTTGGAGGAGTAAGAGATGAAGCTGAAATAAGAGGACATAGAAGAACATATATAGGATCTATGCCTGGAAGAATAATGAAAGCAATGAAGCTTGCAGGAGTAAAAAATCCTCTTATTCTTCTTGATGAATTAGATAAAATGTCAAGTGATTTTAAAGGAGATCCAGCATCAGCAATGCTAGAGGTTCTTGATCCAGAGCAAAATATTCATTTTGAAGATCATTACATAGATGTTCCTTATGATTTATCTCAGGTATTTTTCCTTGCAACAGCAAATGATTTAAGAAATATTCCTGAACCTCTTATAGACAGAATGGAGATTATATCTCTTTCTTCATATACTGAGTATGAAAAACTTCATATTGCAAAACAATATCTTGTAAAACAGCTTCAAGAAGAAAATGGATTAAAAGATATAAAAATAACTATATCAGACAATGTAATTTTAAAAATTATAAATGAATACACAAGAGAGGCTGGAGTAAGAAGCCTTAAGAGAGAAATAAACAATCTTTTCAGAAAACTTGCAAGAAAAGTTGTGAAAGAAAAACTTGATAAAGTTACAGTTAATGTAAATAATCTTGAAAAGTATCTTGGAAAAGCTAAATTTAGACCAGAAAAGATGAAAGAAAGAAGTTATAAAGTAGGGATAGTAAATGGACTTGCATGGACAGCAGTTGGAGGAGTGACTCTTGAAGTTCAGGGAGTTTTAATTCCTGGAAAAGGAACTCTTAATCTTACAGGAACTTTAGGAAATGTAATGAAAGAGTCAGCAGAAGTTTCATTTACTTATGTAAAATCAAACTTTGCTAAATATAATATAAATGAAAAAGAATTCCTTGAAAATAAAAATATTCACCTTCACTTCCCAGAAGGAGCAACACCTAAAGACGGACCTTCAGCAGGAATAACTATAACTACTGCAATTCTTTCAGTTCTTACTGGAAGAGAGATAAGACAAGATATAGCAATGACAGGTGAGATTACAATAACAGGAGAAGTTCTTCCAATAGGAGGAGTGAAAGAAAAAGTTATAGGTGCTCATAGAGCAGGAATAAGAGAAGTAATTCTTCCTGAAGACAACAGACCTGATATTGTGGATATTCCTCATGAAGTAGCAAAAGATATGAAAATAGATTTTGTAAAAAATTATGATGAAGTTGAAAAATTAGTTTTCAAAAAATAA
- the yihA gene encoding ribosome biogenesis GTP-binding protein YihA/YsxC codes for MIIKQAEFVKSAVYEKDYPEELSNIEFAFVGRSNVGKSSLINSITRRGKLARISKTPGRTQLINYFIINNEFFLVDLPGYGFAKVPKAMKAEWGQTMERYLASKRKKLVFVLLDIRRVPTAEDMDMLHWLDHFDIPFKIIFTKMDKVSNNEKFKCLKAIRTKLEFHNEDVFFHSSLKDTGRDEILDYIEEVLNEEKIKQEGN; via the coding sequence ATGATAATAAAACAAGCAGAATTTGTTAAATCTGCTGTATATGAAAAAGATTATCCTGAAGAACTTTCCAACATAGAATTTGCTTTTGTAGGAAGGTCAAATGTAGGAAAATCTTCTCTTATAAACAGCATAACAAGAAGAGGAAAACTTGCTAGAATAAGTAAGACTCCAGGAAGAACTCAGCTTATAAATTATTTTATAATAAATAATGAATTTTTCCTTGTAGATTTACCAGGATATGGATTTGCTAAAGTTCCTAAAGCTATGAAAGCTGAATGGGGACAAACGATGGAAAGATATCTTGCAAGCAAAAGAAAAAAACTTGTTTTTGTTCTTCTTGATATAAGAAGAGTTCCCACAGCAGAAGATATGGATATGCTTCACTGGCTTGATCACTTTGATATTCCATTTAAAATTATTTTTACTAAAATGGATAAAGTGTCAAATAATGAGAAGTTTAAATGTTTAAAAGCAATAAGAACTAAGCTTGAATTTCATAATGAAGATGTATTTTTCCATTCTTCATTAAAAGATACAGGCAGAGATGAAATATTAGATTATATTGAAGAAGTTTTAAATGAAGAAAAAATAAAACAGGAGGGAAATTAA
- a CDS encoding valine--tRNA ligase, with translation MKELEKIYSPSEIEKKWYKHWEESKYFAATLDDGKENYSIVIPPPNVTGILHMGHVLNNSIQDTLVRYNRMTGKNTLWLPGCDHAGIATQNKVERKLAEEGLTKEDLGREEFLKRTWEWKEEHGGIITNQLRKLGASLDWDRERFTMDEGLSEAVRHIFVDLYNDGLIYQGEYMVNWCPRCGTALADDEVDHVEKPGNFWHIKYPVKDTDKFLIIATTRPETMLADVAIAVNPNDERYKEFVGKKAILPLVGREIEIIADEYVDMEFGTGALKITPAHDPNDFNIGNKYNLPIINMMTADGKIVEDYPKYAGLDRFEAREKIVEDLKAEGYLVKIEPHNHNVGTCYRCGTIIEPRVSKQWFVKMEPLAKRALEVVRNGEIKIMPKRMEKIYYNWLENIRDWCISRQLWWGHRIPAWYGPDQKMFVAISEEEAMKQAEVHYGKKVELVQEEDVLDTWFSSALWPFSTLGWPEKTKSLETFYPTSTLVTGADIIFFWVARMIMFGLYEMDEIPFKNVFFHGIVRDEIGRKMSKSLGNSPNPLDLIEKYGADAIRFAMIYNTSQGQDVHFSEKLIEMGRNFANKMWNGSRFVIMNLEGFDPTKVDKSRLKYELVDKWIFSRLNETAAEVADKLDKFLLDEAAKAVYEFLRGDFCDWYVEMAKIRLYNSEDADSKLTAQYVLWTVLEAGMRLLHPFMPYITEEIWQTIKAEGDTVMLAQYPVADERLIDKDAEKSFEYIKELISSLRNIRAEAGISPAKPAKVVIKSSDDSELETIKENYFFITRLGNLESIEYGKDMEKPAQSGFRVTGNSEVYMILTGLLDVEAEVKKLQAQLTKVAAELEKMNAKLSNEKFTSKAPAHILERDRRIQKEYQDKFDKLSENIKELQNQ, from the coding sequence ATGAAAGAACTGGAAAAAATCTATTCTCCTAGTGAAATTGAAAAAAAATGGTATAAGCACTGGGAAGAATCTAAGTATTTTGCTGCTACTTTAGATGATGGTAAGGAGAACTATTCAATAGTCATCCCTCCTCCAAATGTAACAGGAATACTTCATATGGGGCATGTTTTAAATAACTCTATTCAAGATACTCTTGTAAGATACAACAGAATGACAGGAAAAAATACTTTATGGCTTCCAGGATGTGACCATGCTGGTATTGCAACTCAAAATAAAGTAGAAAGAAAACTTGCTGAAGAAGGACTTACAAAAGAAGATTTAGGAAGAGAAGAATTCTTAAAAAGAACTTGGGAATGGAAAGAGGAGCACGGAGGAATAATAACTAATCAGCTTAGAAAACTTGGAGCTTCACTTGACTGGGACAGAGAAAGATTTACAATGGACGAAGGACTTTCAGAAGCTGTAAGACATATATTTGTTGATTTATATAATGATGGACTTATTTATCAGGGAGAATATATGGTAAACTGGTGTCCAAGATGTGGAACAGCTCTTGCAGATGATGAAGTTGACCATGTGGAAAAACCTGGAAATTTCTGGCATATTAAATATCCTGTAAAAGATACAGACAAGTTCCTTATAATTGCAACTACAAGACCAGAAACAATGCTTGCCGATGTTGCTATTGCAGTAAATCCTAATGATGAAAGATACAAAGAATTTGTAGGTAAGAAAGCAATACTTCCATTAGTAGGAAGAGAAATAGAAATTATAGCTGATGAATATGTTGATATGGAATTTGGAACAGGAGCTTTAAAAATTACTCCTGCTCATGATCCTAATGACTTTAACATTGGAAATAAATATAATCTTCCAATTATAAATATGATGACAGCTGATGGAAAAATCGTAGAAGATTATCCAAAATATGCAGGGCTTGATAGATTTGAAGCAAGAGAAAAAATCGTTGAAGATTTAAAGGCCGAAGGATATCTTGTAAAAATAGAGCCACATAATCATAATGTAGGAACATGTTATAGATGTGGAACTATAATTGAACCAAGAGTTTCTAAACAATGGTTTGTAAAAATGGAACCTCTTGCAAAAAGAGCTCTTGAAGTAGTAAGAAACGGCGAAATTAAAATAATGCCTAAGAGAATGGAAAAAATATATTATAACTGGCTTGAAAATATAAGAGACTGGTGTATTTCAAGACAACTTTGGTGGGGACACAGAATACCTGCATGGTATGGACCTGACCAAAAAATGTTTGTTGCAATCAGTGAAGAAGAAGCAATGAAACAGGCAGAAGTTCATTATGGAAAAAAAGTTGAACTTGTTCAAGAAGAAGATGTTCTTGATACATGGTTCTCATCAGCACTTTGGCCTTTCTCAACTCTTGGATGGCCTGAAAAAACAAAATCTCTTGAAACTTTCTATCCTACTTCAACACTTGTAACAGGTGCTGATATTATATTCTTCTGGGTAGCAAGAATGATTATGTTTGGACTTTATGAAATGGATGAAATTCCATTTAAAAATGTATTTTTCCACGGAATAGTAAGAGATGAAATAGGAAGAAAAATGTCTAAATCTTTAGGAAACTCTCCTAATCCTTTAGATCTTATTGAAAAGTATGGAGCAGATGCTATAAGATTTGCGATGATATATAATACTTCTCAAGGACAAGATGTTCATTTCTCTGAAAAACTTATTGAAATGGGAAGAAACTTTGCAAATAAAATGTGGAATGGTTCAAGATTTGTTATTATGAACCTAGAAGGATTTGATCCAACAAAAGTTGATAAGTCAAGACTTAAATATGAGCTTGTTGATAAATGGATATTCTCAAGACTTAACGAAACAGCAGCAGAAGTAGCAGATAAACTTGATAAATTCCTTCTTGATGAAGCAGCAAAAGCTGTATATGAATTTTTAAGAGGAGATTTCTGTGACTGGTATGTTGAAATGGCAAAAATAAGACTTTACAACTCTGAAGATGCTGATTCAAAACTTACAGCACAATATGTGTTATGGACAGTTCTTGAAGCAGGAATGAGACTTCTTCATCCATTTATGCCTTATATAACAGAAGAAATCTGGCAGACAATAAAAGCAGAAGGGGATACAGTAATGCTTGCACAATATCCTGTTGCTGATGAAAGATTAATAGATAAAGATGCAGAAAAATCTTTTGAATATATTAAAGAACTTATTTCTTCATTAAGAAACATAAGAGCAGAAGCTGGAATTTCACCTGCAAAACCAGCAAAAGTTGTAATCAAATCTTCTGATGACAGTGAACTTGAGACAATAAAAGAAAACTATTTCTTTATAACAAGACTTGGAAATCTTGAATCTATTGAATATGGAAAAGATATGGAAAAACCTGCTCAAAGTGGATTCAGAGTTACAGGAAATTCAGAAGTATATATGATACTTACAGGTCTTCTTGATGTAGAAGCAGAAGTTAAAAAATTACAAGCTCAGCTTACTAA